The Nitriliruptor alkaliphilus DSM 45188 genome includes a region encoding these proteins:
- the paaK gene encoding phenylacetate--CoA ligase PaaK has translation MRDLTPDPSTLDPIETASVDELRSLQLERLRWSLRHAYDNVPHYREAFDAADVHPDDCRDLADLARFPFTTKQDLRDHYPFGMFAVPREQVVRVHASSGTTGQPTVVGYTADDVSMWSDVVARSIRASGVRSGDVVHVAYGYGLFTGGLGAHYGAERLGCTVIPVSGGMTERQVRLISDFRPDAIMVTPSYMLALIDEMRAQGLDPRDTSLQVGIFGAEPWTEAMRQEVEKTVDMHAVDIYGLSEVIGPGVANECVETKDGLHVWEDHFYPEVIDPETGQVLPDGERGELVFTSLTKQAMPVVRYRTRDLTRLLPGTVRTMRRMEKVTGRSDDMIILRGVNLFPTQVEELLLAEPDLAPHFECVLTRPGRLDELTVRVEIRHESLPADQRTAISTRLRHHMKSTIGVTADIELVEPTALLRSVGKIQRVRDLRGA, from the coding sequence GTGCGCGACCTCACGCCCGACCCGTCCACGCTCGACCCGATCGAGACCGCGTCGGTCGACGAGTTGCGGTCCCTGCAGCTCGAGCGGCTGCGCTGGTCGCTGCGGCACGCGTACGACAACGTCCCGCACTACCGCGAGGCCTTCGACGCGGCCGATGTGCACCCCGATGACTGCCGGGATCTGGCCGATCTCGCCCGGTTCCCCTTCACCACCAAGCAGGACCTGCGCGACCACTACCCCTTCGGCATGTTCGCGGTGCCGCGCGAGCAGGTCGTGCGCGTGCACGCCTCCTCCGGGACGACCGGCCAGCCCACGGTCGTCGGCTACACGGCCGACGACGTGTCCATGTGGTCGGACGTCGTGGCGCGGTCGATCCGCGCGTCGGGTGTGCGATCCGGCGACGTCGTCCACGTCGCCTACGGGTACGGGCTGTTCACCGGTGGCCTCGGGGCGCACTACGGGGCCGAGCGGCTCGGGTGCACCGTGATCCCGGTGTCCGGCGGCATGACCGAGCGGCAGGTCCGGCTGATCAGCGACTTCCGGCCGGACGCGATCATGGTCACGCCGTCGTACATGCTGGCGCTCATCGACGAGATGCGGGCGCAGGGCCTCGATCCGCGCGACACGTCGCTGCAGGTGGGGATCTTCGGCGCCGAGCCGTGGACCGAGGCGATGCGCCAGGAGGTCGAGAAGACCGTCGACATGCACGCCGTCGACATCTACGGGCTGTCCGAGGTCATCGGCCCGGGCGTGGCCAACGAGTGCGTCGAGACCAAGGATGGCCTGCACGTCTGGGAGGACCATTTCTACCCCGAGGTGATCGACCCGGAGACGGGTCAGGTGCTGCCCGACGGCGAGCGGGGAGAGCTCGTGTTCACGTCCCTGACCAAGCAGGCCATGCCGGTCGTGCGCTACCGGACCCGGGACCTGACGCGGCTCCTGCCCGGCACGGTGAGAACCATGCGACGTATGGAGAAGGTCACCGGCCGGTCCGACGACATGATCATCCTCCGCGGCGTGAACCTGTTCCCGACGCAGGTCGAGGAACTGCTGCTGGCCGAACCCGACCTCGCCCCACACTTCGAGTGCGTGCTGACGCGACCGGGGCGCCTCGACGAGCTGACCGTCCGGGTCGAGATCCGCCACGAGTCGCTGCCGGCGGACCAGCGCACGGCGATCAGCACCCGCCTCCGCCACCACATGAAGTCCACGATCGGCGTCACGGCTGACATCGAACTCGTCGAGCCCACCGCGCTCCTCCGCTCGGTCGGGAAGATCCAGCGTGTGCGCGACCTCCGCGGCGCCTGA